From the Primulina tabacum isolate GXHZ01 chromosome 3, ASM2559414v2, whole genome shotgun sequence genome, one window contains:
- the LOC142540741 gene encoding ADP,ATP carrier protein 1, mitochondrial-like encodes MVDGTNNPSLLQKIHGQSYFFSRVSPQIQCNNANLHALTGRYVNHGLQSLSMPSHRGTDLEIVSPLSPFLIQAPAEKERGFSGFMVDFLMGGVSAAVSKTAAAPIERVKLLIQNQDEMIRAGRLSEPYKGITDCFARTMKDEGVISLWRGNTANVIRYFPTQALNFAFKDYFKRLFNFKKDIDGYWKWFAGNLASGGAAGASSLLFVYSLDFARTRLANDSKAAKKGGERQFNGLVDVYKKTLKSDGVAGLYRGFNISCVGIIVYRGLYFGMYDSLKPVVLTGSLQDSFMASFLLGWGITIGAGLASYPIDTVRRRMMMTSGEIVKYKSSMDAFSQIVKNEGTKSLFKGAGANILRAVAGAGVLAGYDKLQVLVWGKKYGSGGGG; translated from the exons ATGGTGGATGGCACAAATAATCCATCCTTACTTCAAAAGATACATGGGCAATCTTATTTTTTCTCTCGAGTTTCTCCTCAAATACAATGTAACAATGCCAACTTACACGCATTGACTGGCAGATACGTCAATCATGGCCTACAAAGTTTGTCCATGCCATCACACCGAGGAACTGACCTGGAAATCGTCTCGCCACTGTCTCCTTTTCTTATTCAGGCTCCTGCCGAGAAAGAACGAGGTTTTTCCGGTTTTATGGTGGATTTCCTCATGGGAGGTGTTTCTGCTGCAGTGTCAAAAACCGCTGCTGCTCCAATTGAGAGAGTTAAGCTCTTGATTCAAAACCAGGATGAGATGATTAGAGCTGGTCGGCTGTCTGAACCATATAAAGGAATTACTGACTGCTTTGCCAGAACTATGAAAGATGAAGGTGTCATTTCTTTATGGAGAGGCAACACTGCAAATGTTATCAGATACTTTCCTACCCAG GCTCTGAACTTTGCTTTCAAAGATTACTTCAAGAGATTGTTCAACTTCAAGAAGGACATAGATGGCTACTGGAAGTGGTTTGCAGGAAACTTGGCATCTGGTGGTGCTGCTGGTGCCTCTTCTCTTTTGTTTGTGTACTCCCTTGATTTTGCCCGAACACGACTTGCAAATGATTCAAAGGCTGCGAAAAAGGGTGGTGAGAGACAGTTTAATGGATTGGTCGATGTTTACAAGAAAACGCTAAAATCTGATGGTGTTGCGGGACTTTACCGAGGATTTAACATCTCGTGCGTTGGAATTATAGTATACCGAGGGCTTTACTTTGGAATGTATGATTCCCTGAAGCCTGTTGTTCTGACTGGTTCGTTGCAG GATAGTTTTATGGCTAGTTTCTTGCTGGGGTGGGGTATCACGATTGGTGCTGGCTTGGCTTCTTACCCAATTGACACAGTGCGTAGAAGGATGATGATGACATCGGGGGAGATTGTGAAATATAAGAGCTCGATGGATGCATTCTCCCAGATTGTCAAGAACGAAGGCACGAAATCACTCTTTAAAGGTGCTGGAGCCAACATCCTGAGAGCGGTTGCTGGTGCCGGTGTGCTAGCTGGCTACGACAAACTGCAGGTGCTTGTCTGGGGCAAGAAATATGGATCTGGAGGTGGCGGTTGA
- the LOC142540740 gene encoding protochlorophyllide reductase-like: MYLQAASMVSSTLSIPKENKASGLKETSLFGASLPLSLKAESNSSLNKELRKKLVNGPIKAQTTVTAPSINQASTEEKKTRTKGTVIVTGASSGLGLAAAKALAETGKWHVILACRNFLKAEKAAKSVGITKEDYTVMHLDLASLESVRQFVDAFRLTGRPLDVLVCNAAVYFPTAKEPTFTAEGFELSVGTNHLGHFLLSRLLLEDMKKSDYPQKRLIIVGSITGNTNTLAGNVPPKANLGDLRGLRGGLNGVGSSSMIDGGEFDGAKAYKDSKVCNMLTMQEFHKRFHEETGITFASLYPGCIAETGLFREHIPLFRILFPPFQKYITKGYVSETEAGERLAQVVSDPSLSKSGVYWSWNNNSSSFENKLSKEASDAEKASKLWEVSEKLVGLA; encoded by the exons ATGTATCTCCAAGCAGCTTCTATGGTTTCATCGACCCTCTCCATTCCGAAAGAG AACAAAGCAAGTGGTTTAAAAGAGACGTCCCTTTTTGGAGCTTCACTGCCTCTCTCTCTTAAAGCTGAAAGCAACTCTTCTTTGAACAAG GAATTAAGAAAGAAACTGGTAAATGGACCAATTAAAGCACAAACGACAGTCACAGCTCCATCCATCAATCAGGCTTCAACAGAAGAGAAGAAAACTCGAACCAAAGGCACCGTTATAGTCACCGGAGCATCCTCAGGATTAGGCCTTGCAGCTGCAAAGGCTCTTGCCGAAACAGGAAAATGGCATGTTATATTGGCCTGCAGGAATTTTCTCAAGGCCGAAAAAGCTGCGAAATCCGTTGGCATTACTAAAGAAGACTACACGGTCATGCATCTTGATCTTGCCTCTCTTGAAAGTGTCCGCCAGTTTGTTGATGCTTTTCGACTTACTGGGAGGCCGCTCGATGTGCTGGTTTGCAATGCTGCCGTTTACTTTCCAACTGCTAAAGAGCCGACATTTACTGCTGAGGGGTTCGAGCTCAGTGTTGGCACAAATCATCTTGGCCATTTCCTTCTTTCTAGGTTGCTATTGGAAGATATGAAAAAATCAGATTATCCACAGAAGCGTCTTATCATCGTTGGTTCCATTACAG GTAACACGAACACCTTGGCCGGAAACGTGCCACCAAAGGCTAATTTAGGGGACTTAAGGGGACTTAGAGGAGGCTTGAATGGAGTAGGCAGCTCGTCCATGATAGATGGGGGCGAATTTGATGGTGCCAAAGCCTACAAAGACAGCAAAGTCTGCAACATGCTCACTATGCAAGAGTTTCACAAACGTTTCCACGAGGAAACTGGCATTACTTTTGCATCACTCTATCCTGGATGTATCGCTGAAACAGGACTATTCAGAGAACACATTCCACTTTTCAGGATTCTCTTCCCACCTTTCCAGAAATATATCACCAAAGGCTATGTCTCTGAAACAGAAGCTGGAGAAAGACTTGCGCAG GTTGTTAGTGATCCAAGCCTCTCAAAGTCGGGTGTATATTGGAGCTGGAATAACAACTCTTCGTCTTTTGAGAATAAGCTCTCGAAAGAAGCCAGTGATGCTGAGAAAGCGAGTAAACTGTGGGAAGTCAGTGAAAAACTTGTCGGATTGGCTTGA